The stretch of DNA GGTTCTATCCAGATTTTCTCCTTACATATTGATTAAATAGAACGAAATTGGGTAAAATCTTTATTCAACTgatcataaaaaaaatgatgaGATTGCTGCGGAACCCCACACAATCACTATTGAAGCTGTTGAATTTCATTTATTGGAATGGTTGATTTCGCAATgattctcaattcaatttaagGTTTGTCAAATGGAGGATATGGATTTTCGTTCTAGACACAATataatatactttatattaattaaatttagttcagctcgaaatatgagtctaaaattttatctaaCTCTATCTATATTTTTAAATAGCTAACTGGtctattcatattatttttaaaaaaaaattcacgaTACGTTTATCTTTTTTTAGAGTTAGTGGCAAAGCTTTGAtctaaaggttaaaaaggtaaatttgtTATCATAATTTTCCTTTTGAAATGTATGATTCTATGTTATTGTGACTGAATCACAAGTAAATTTGtcacttaatttatttaattaattttggtattcgaatttgttttttattaaaatttataggAGGGTAAGATTGGCGGTGCAACTCGAGCGAGTACTCAAACCAACTCTAAGCTTTTTTTGGAAACAAAAATTACATGATTAATCTAAATGAAGTATATCCAGCTATAAGATATTGATAAATTTGCCCTTTTGTCCTATTAATGATTTAATGAATGTTTCAGTGTTTCCTctgtttttgaattattatttgtttCCCAACTTCTGTTGGTTTATGGGAAAatgaggaaaagaaaataaaaatgttatatCTTAATTCAATCTGGAATCCGAAAAAACCCCACTTCtgaagaaatttttttatctCCCTCTTTCCAAGAAAACCACTTTTTTCTCCGTACTCTAACCATGAAGAAAATGAACTAACCAACTCAGTTACCatctaagggtgggtttggatgggcggtgtgtttacctacggttagtgtaaaaacaacggaggcagtgagattagatactgtagcgtgagacaaaaagtaagctaaacgcaccgcaccgcgcccaaccgcccatccaaacccaccctaaatcaTGCACCAACATAAACATAAACTTGTAGAAATTCAGGtagtttttctttgattttctcttTGTCAATGGGATTTCACTGCTAAAAGCAACCAcatttctatggatgaattgcaGGTTTATCTACACTCTCCTTGGCCTTGGTGTTACCCTGTGTTTGATCACATATTCGGGGCACGTTGCTGGCTGTTGCCTATATCTTGTATCCTTTTATCCAATCTTACTGAAATTTTGTTCTAAAAATGACAGTATTACTTTGTGGATTATTATATCTATATATCAATAACTAGCCCTTTGCTAATATGATTTTATTCTTCACTACTATGATAGTGAATACGTTTGCAGCTTCATGAACTCAAATCACAAGTTAATGGAGATGGTAAATTTGTTATTGACCTTCATTGCATTTTAGTACATGACATTATTGTTTTTGCTTCTTATGCTGGAGGCTGGAGTGACCACTGATGTGTTTTTCAGTCATGACTGGGAGAAGGTCTATAACTTCTGCATGTCTtatgaatatacatgtatatcatgCTTACAAAAACACTACCAGGACTTTCCAGTGGAACCAACTGAAAGTTTTAACAAGTTCGAAGATTTTGTCCGGTCGAACTTCGAATTTTGCAAGTGGATAGGCTTGTCTGTTGTGTTCATACAGGTATGTGTCTCGTCTTGGAATATGAGTGATAGTACATTGTGCATTTTATTTCACTTCAAGTGTTCACATATGTAGATGTGGGTATGGTAATAGGACCCTCTTTGAAATACATGAAAAACTTCAAAAAGAATTTGAACACTCGTGTTGCTCGTGTCAGATGCTTGTATCCAACACTCACACTCAAGTTCGTATCACTGGTAGAAGCAATTTCTTAAGTGCTTCTTGATGAGTTGTATGCTTCTTGTAAGTTTGGTTATCATATGCTTGAAAATACCTCTTTCCATTTACAGGGGGATTATGTGTGGTATCGGCAGTGCTACTTAAAGCTGTTGGACCATATCAAAATTATGAAAGTGACGATGATATTGATCCTGAGAGCATGCCATTACTAAAAAATGATGTTCACCCAACTTATGTTGTTGGCAGGCCTGTTTCTGGATCCAAAAGTATTGCCTGAAACATCTTTAGGTGATTGCTTCTTGGCGGTTTGGTAATGCAATTGGCGAGcccctttttcttctttattattatttttatttccttaaaaatcatttatatatacatttcatatgcATATTTTGGTGATATTTGTAAGCAAAACATTTTTGAgattaatacattttatttataaaaactctATACGAGTTCTCTTGACTTAATATATGTCGACTTAAGATCAGATGGTACTAAAACAAGTTGCCTTAGCATGCGCCTTTAAGGCTCATATCAAGTACTGCTATTTTTGTTGAGGAAAGTGAGGATGAGCTCATTCACCTGCTCTGGAAGTTGTTCTTGAACAAAGTGATTCCCTTCTGGCATGAAAGTGATGTCCAGATTAGGCATAAACTGCTTCACTATCCCTTTCCTCATGTAATCTTCCATTCCTGGAAATTTCATAACATAATCCTTCTCCCCCATTATCAGCAATGATGGAGCTATCACTTTTGGGTTGGTTATACCACAATCCAATTGAATGCACCTGCAAAGTCCATAAGTCCCAGATTAAGGGTTAGAGATGAAGAATTGTCTACCAAGTTGGAAGTTCAGGGTTCAAAAGGGTCATAGCTAGCCAATTCACCTGTAGGGAACTTGCAGTGCATTTCGGAAACCAGAATTTTGATATGAAGTTGCATAGACATCAAGATCTTCCTCTGTGAACCATGGAGGCAATGGAGTTGATGGATCAACCAAATCCATTATCTCCTCATTGTCGCCGGCTACTTGTAACTCACTTCTGCAGAAGAGAATATAAATGTTTCTAACGACCGTCTtaacatcaaatcggccgaaatcAGCTTCTGCTCTTCCTGGTTCTGCCCATCTTGTAACGTAGAAGCCTTTAGGGAGGAGATCAAGTTGGATACCAAGAGAACCAGGTATGAGGAAAGGAATGCCCAGTGTTATGACACCTAACACCCTTTCAGGGTGGGTAACAGCTACCATGAATGCAGAAAATGCTCCAAAGTCCTTCCCAACAAGAAAAGCCTACATGTTTTCCCATATGGTTAATgttaatttgcataattaatgtATGGCTTAACTCaaaaaagtttatattttttttcatattgatATCTAaaccattttttttccaaattagtAATTTCTTGCTAACTCTAATTTTCTAAAAAAGTTTAACTTATAAATTAGTACCTAAATTATGTCCTTTTTCTTATTTCGATATCTAAACATCTTTTTTATCACGAGTGATACTTAAacttttttattctaaattagtatttttattagtttaagaAGTCTATTTTAAAAAGACTCAATTAAAAATTGTCATGTGacaaaaaaaatgacaaaaaaaatattttttcttctttatatatatatattctttcttcttctttttttcttcttatctTGTACTTCTTATACGAGTCCGAGCATTTTAAGTTTCATGATTTTGAAAGGTTTTTAGAATCGGATTGATGATTAAACCAATCATGTCACCAGTTATTAATTTGATCGGTTTGTCTGGTTTGatcaaatgaattattaaaaattaatatttttttaaaaataaagctaATTGGTTAAACCAATTTGTACCGGTTTACAGACCAATCAATTCACTCCCTATCTCTAGAGCGGTACTCCTATCGGTTCTTAGTCTAATCGGTCTGATTGGATTTGATTTAATCAATGAAGGAATTTTTTCTATCCATTAAGTTGAGCAAGCAAACagtaaaatttaattactaatttataggataattttttttaaacaaatttaatgaTTTGACTAATGGTTGTCCTAACcaaagtaccaaattgaaaattgagaaaaaaaacaaagtagTTTAGCTTCTGACCATAAAAAAGTTAATATTAgggaaaatatataatttaattaataatttaatatcaacatgggaaaaaatatataatttaattaacaatttgTGGGTTAAGATAGATACAACATGGTTTTGAAACTACAGCTTTATATGGACAAAACAAATGAGCCAAATGTCTTGAATTTGGTATCAAGAATGAGTATGAAAAGGCATATTCTGCAAGGTCTGAAGAAGAATAGAAGAAGACGAACTTGATGATGGCCAAATGAAATTATCATTGAAGAACAGAC from Gossypium hirsutum isolate 1008001.06 chromosome D04, Gossypium_hirsutum_v2.1, whole genome shotgun sequence encodes:
- the LOC107898947 gene encoding bifunctional epoxide hydrolase 2, producing MEKIQHSHVQVQGLKLHVAQIGTGPKVVLFLHGFPEIWYSWRHQMIAVANAGFRAVAFDCRGYGLSDHPPEPEKANFNDLTDEVVALLDSLAIDKAFLVGKDFGAFSAFMVAVTHPERVLGVITLGIPFLIPGSLGIQLDLLPKGFYVTRWAEPGRAEADFGRFDVKTVVRNIYILFCRSELQVAGDNEEIMDLVDPSTPLPPWFTEEDLDVYATSYQNSGFRNALQVPYRCIQLDCGITNPKVIAPSLLIMGEKDYVMKFPGMEDYMRKGIVKQFMPNLDITFMPEGNHFVQEQLPEQVNELILTFLNKNSST
- the LOC107898103 gene encoding tetraspanin-19, with product MHVSKSSSSWMCFLANCAESSPNWTSFPENCVEACSTGRAFLPTVQKVHLVGFIYTLLGLGVTLCLITYSGHVAGCCLYLYMTLLFLLLMLEAGVTTDVFFSHDWEKDFPVEPTESFNKFEDFVRSNFEFCKWIGLSVVFIQVWGLCVVSAVLLKAVGPYQNYESDDDIDPESMPLLKNDVHPTYVVGRPVSGSKSIA